In the Flagellimonas sp. HMM57 genome, one interval contains:
- a CDS encoding DUF3526 domain-containing protein has product MLKYNFQYEWLLLIRNRWIQVLTILLLILFGFAVYNGTQKVDARTSNIAEAINEFKTEEKEMLAQLDSIDKGFEVNASSWLVPTRPIVIGNLHPRVVNMPSKSTAFVATGQSDLFAHYVQPIVTGDDSTMSFKEMTSPVQLLFGSFDLAFVIVYLLPLLIIAFSFNILASERESGSLKLLASQPIDIRVWVLQKLGLRFFWLVIAIIITLSLVFIVFGFDFKTGFMSFVALLSIVIAYALFWFVLAFATNIWIRSSAKNAITLIGFWILFVLLSPSLINQISNSLYPIPSRTLMLNEMRSIKAEATKKQDEILDNFLRDHPEYATNDSTQVRGFYQKYMATQQLIQDELKPLLSEFEAQISNQHRLVNASSWLSPALIVQNALNSIAGTSTEDYQDFKRQSLAFSKEWRNFFKPMLFKDSTFSKSDYKNLPEFEFSYAAVNIYSKTLGLLFLNSLILFLILALKPSKHQAELIG; this is encoded by the coding sequence ATGTTAAAATATAATTTTCAATACGAATGGTTGCTTTTGATTCGCAACCGATGGATTCAAGTGTTGACCATACTACTACTAATCCTCTTTGGCTTCGCTGTGTATAATGGTACACAAAAGGTGGATGCGAGAACATCCAACATTGCTGAAGCAATAAATGAGTTCAAAACGGAAGAAAAAGAAATGTTGGCACAACTCGATTCTATTGACAAAGGTTTTGAAGTCAATGCATCGAGTTGGCTTGTTCCTACTCGACCAATCGTGATAGGGAATTTACATCCAAGAGTGGTTAATATGCCCTCCAAATCAACAGCTTTTGTAGCTACGGGACAATCTGATTTGTTTGCACATTACGTACAACCAATTGTTACAGGCGATGACTCAACGATGAGTTTTAAAGAAATGACCAGTCCAGTTCAGTTATTATTTGGAAGTTTTGATTTAGCTTTTGTCATTGTCTATCTTTTACCGCTTCTTATTATAGCATTTTCATTCAATATATTGGCATCCGAACGTGAAAGTGGCTCTTTAAAACTATTGGCATCACAACCTATTGATATTAGGGTTTGGGTCTTACAAAAACTAGGGTTACGCTTTTTTTGGTTGGTAATCGCTATCATCATAACGCTCTCTTTAGTGTTCATTGTTTTTGGCTTTGACTTCAAGACGGGCTTTATGTCTTTTGTGGCTTTATTGTCCATCGTTATTGCATATGCCTTATTTTGGTTTGTATTGGCTTTTGCAACTAATATTTGGATAAGGAGTTCTGCCAAAAATGCCATTACATTAATTGGGTTTTGGATTTTGTTTGTTTTGTTGTCCCCTTCATTAATAAATCAAATAAGCAATTCACTGTATCCCATTCCATCAAGAACGTTAATGCTAAATGAAATGCGTTCAATTAAAGCTGAAGCTACCAAGAAGCAAGATGAAATTTTAGATAATTTTTTAAGAGACCATCCAGAATATGCGACAAATGACAGCACACAAGTAAGAGGGTTTTATCAAAAGTATATGGCCACACAACAGTTGATTCAAGACGAATTGAAGCCATTACTATCAGAGTTTGAAGCACAAATAAGTAACCAACACAGATTGGTAAATGCTTCAAGTTGGTTGTCGCCTGCTTTGATTGTACAAAATGCATTGAACAGCATTGCTGGGACTTCAACAGAAGACTATCAAGACTTTAAACGCCAGAGCTTGGCATTTTCAAAAGAGTGGAGAAACTTCTTTAAGCCGATGCTATTTAAAGATTCAACCTTCAGCAAAAGTGACTATAAAAATCTACCAGAGTTTGAATTTAGCTATGCTGCTGTCAATATATATAGTAAAACTCTTGGACTGTTGTTTTTAAACAGTTTGATTCTATTTTTAATATTGGCGTTAAAACCAAGTAAACATCAAGCGGAATTGATTGGTTAA
- a CDS encoding GntR family transcriptional regulator, with translation MPFKLDLDSPIPLHAQIEDYLRKLISQEDYKNGEKLLPKEVTLSKRLGVSRNTIRQAINKLVIEGHLERKKGVGTKVVQKRISTRLDRWISFTKEMRNQGIDVVNYLVKTSVVLPDSQVSQSLSINIDKEVLKLEKIRGSKKAKYLYSVSYFHPRTEISDKDDFNVPLYDLLEKNHDIIVATSKERLSAIIANEELCTLLEIEKNTPVLKRERLVTDVGNRPVEFNIVYYRTEYFTYDIEIKRGFD, from the coding sequence ATGCCATTTAAGCTAGATCTCGATAGTCCTATACCCTTACATGCACAAATTGAAGATTATCTTCGCAAGCTTATTTCTCAAGAAGACTATAAAAATGGTGAAAAACTTCTGCCCAAGGAAGTGACTCTTTCTAAAAGGCTTGGGGTGTCTAGAAACACGATAAGGCAAGCCATTAATAAATTAGTTATAGAAGGTCATTTAGAGCGAAAAAAAGGAGTGGGGACAAAAGTGGTCCAAAAGAGAATTAGCACAAGATTGGATAGATGGATCAGCTTCACAAAAGAAATGCGAAACCAAGGTATTGATGTTGTCAACTATTTGGTCAAGACCTCAGTTGTTTTACCAGATAGTCAAGTTAGCCAGTCCCTCTCCATAAACATTGATAAAGAAGTGCTCAAGCTTGAAAAAATCCGAGGTTCTAAAAAGGCCAAGTATTTGTATTCGGTTTCCTATTTTCACCCAAGAACCGAGATTTCGGATAAAGATGATTTTAATGTACCACTTTACGATTTGTTAGAGAAAAATCATGACATCATAGTTGCTACCTCCAAAGAAAGACTTAGTGCGATCATAGCTAACGAAGAATTATGTACGCTTTTGGAAATTGAAAAGAATACACCGGTTTTAAAACGAGAGAGATTGGTCACCGATGTTGGGAATCGCCCCGTGGAATTTAATATTGTGTACTATAGAACAGAGTATTTTACCTACGATATAGAAATAAAAAGGGGGTTTGATTGA
- a CDS encoding SusC/RagA family TonB-linked outer membrane protein → MKSCTANYKWCRKAIRILTLTLFVLIGPLVKGNEILLGENGAIVPKGHTKEKTRDDFQNSVSGTITDENGTPLPGATIIEKGTTNGVQTDFDGNYTITVTGNNPVLVFSYVGFASQEIPVNGQSTINVALITDTELLDEVVVTALGITKEKKALAYATQQVESENLVRASNGNINTALQGKVAGVTVTTSGGITGNARLELRGSSSLQGDDQVLWVIDGVPFSTEENTSDAQDTFGGFSNGGGVIDINPDDIESISVLKGGQAAALYGSRGANGVVLITTKTGKRGAGLGISYTGTTTFSQGAYFLDLQKEYGQGVEGVYSPDARNAWGPRFDGQLRPAWTGENLPYEANNRLIEDFMRTAVNTRHSISFTKGSENGNFKASILSDNNEEVYQNSGLKKLNFDLRASQDITPWLNVDAKVSYFRTRGQQRPEVGIYSYISQLYATPANIRTEDLSPGFEVVNGFPTEILYGPNRPLTANPNPNVRNPYFVQIQQVNNDERNRMFGYLAGNFKFSDNLTLRLKYGLDFFRYQRVFGQRYEDNVAPTVRPNIDTYEQFFKEENMEFLLTFNKDLNNDFSLTVSAGGNLMKNGFEALDARSGKLVSPNDFFLNAGTNITVRQEFSSREIQSLYGFVDFSYKDYLFLTATGRNDWSSALASLRTDNEFSYFYPSAGLSALVSEMTELPNWVNYLKLRGSWAQVGKDTDPYNTNPVFRYTPGAFGLLASETPSVGVIADLRPEISTTYEAGIDVRLFDNRFSLEATYYDERTKNQIVQIADQRFTGFNSIFDNAGLITNKGIELIATVVPIRTDDFNLGLTFNFAKNEGILEELLTPEDDGEFFRDINFSNTIRNTEGERLGDIYGSAYVRDANGEMVIGADGLPVETQEDVKLGNIQPDFSGSIGIDANYKNFALSALFAMKEGGDILSITEANATGSGNSLKSISLGREPFFAAGNQADGSPNVQIVSPDAYWGRVSGIDEEFIYDASFMKLAELSLSYSFPKQVLDKIGFVQSARLSLIGRNLFYLYRDTPGTVPDATFNSTFGAQAFDFSAVPVTRSIGFALNLNL, encoded by the coding sequence ATGAAGTCATGCACTGCTAACTATAAATGGTGTCGCAAAGCAATTAGAATATTGACGCTGACATTATTTGTTCTTATTGGTCCTTTAGTCAAGGGTAATGAGATATTATTAGGTGAAAATGGTGCCATTGTTCCTAAAGGGCACACAAAAGAAAAAACGAGAGATGATTTTCAAAATTCTGTCTCAGGTACGATTACCGATGAGAATGGAACTCCCTTGCCGGGAGCTACCATTATAGAAAAAGGAACTACAAATGGAGTTCAAACTGACTTTGATGGCAATTACACCATTACAGTGACAGGGAACAACCCCGTATTGGTATTTTCCTATGTTGGCTTTGCAAGTCAGGAAATTCCTGTAAATGGACAATCCACAATCAATGTTGCTTTAATAACCGACACCGAATTATTGGATGAAGTCGTAGTGACCGCATTGGGTATTACCAAAGAGAAAAAGGCACTCGCCTATGCAACCCAGCAGGTTGAGTCTGAAAATTTAGTTAGAGCCTCTAACGGGAATATTAATACCGCTTTACAAGGTAAAGTAGCCGGAGTTACCGTTACCACTTCAGGTGGTATAACCGGTAATGCACGATTGGAGTTGCGGGGTTCAAGTTCATTACAAGGGGATGATCAGGTATTGTGGGTCATCGATGGTGTCCCATTTTCCACTGAAGAAAACACTAGCGATGCTCAAGATACTTTCGGCGGCTTTTCCAACGGGGGTGGTGTCATTGATATCAATCCGGACGATATTGAATCTATATCTGTATTAAAAGGTGGGCAAGCTGCTGCATTATACGGTTCACGAGGAGCAAATGGTGTTGTTTTGATTACCACAAAAACAGGTAAAAGAGGTGCAGGCTTGGGTATCAGCTATACAGGGACTACCACGTTTTCTCAGGGCGCTTATTTTCTTGATTTGCAAAAAGAATATGGTCAGGGTGTTGAAGGGGTCTATAGTCCAGATGCAAGAAATGCTTGGGGGCCAAGATTCGACGGGCAACTCAGACCGGCATGGACAGGGGAGAATTTGCCTTACGAGGCCAATAACAGGCTTATTGAAGACTTCATGCGAACGGCTGTAAATACAAGACATTCCATATCGTTTACAAAGGGAAGCGAAAATGGAAACTTTAAGGCTTCGATATTATCTGATAATAACGAGGAAGTGTATCAAAATAGTGGGCTTAAAAAATTGAACTTTGATTTAAGGGCTTCCCAAGATATTACGCCTTGGTTGAATGTAGATGCAAAAGTATCCTATTTCAGAACCCGAGGGCAGCAACGACCGGAAGTTGGTATTTATAGCTATATATCCCAATTGTATGCTACTCCCGCCAATATCAGAACAGAAGATTTGTCGCCTGGGTTTGAGGTGGTCAACGGCTTTCCCACAGAGATTTTGTACGGTCCCAATAGACCACTTACGGCCAACCCCAATCCCAATGTAAGAAATCCCTATTTTGTTCAGATACAGCAAGTCAACAATGATGAGCGAAACAGAATGTTTGGGTATTTGGCGGGCAATTTTAAGTTCTCCGATAATTTAACGCTACGCTTAAAGTATGGACTGGACTTTTTTAGGTACCAGCGTGTTTTTGGCCAGCGCTATGAGGATAATGTTGCTCCTACAGTTAGGCCGAATATCGATACGTACGAACAGTTTTTTAAGGAAGAAAACATGGAATTCTTATTAACCTTTAATAAGGATTTAAACAATGACTTTAGCTTAACGGTCAGTGCTGGAGGTAATCTTATGAAAAATGGTTTCGAGGCTTTGGATGCGCGTTCAGGCAAGCTGGTCTCGCCCAATGATTTTTTCTTGAATGCTGGAACGAACATCACGGTTCGTCAGGAATTCTCGAGTAGGGAAATTCAGTCCCTGTATGGTTTTGTCGATTTTTCATACAAAGATTATTTGTTTTTAACGGCAACGGGAAGGAACGATTGGTCATCGGCACTGGCATCATTAAGAACCGATAACGAGTTCTCTTACTTTTATCCCTCTGCAGGATTAAGTGCACTGGTGTCCGAAATGACAGAACTTCCAAATTGGGTAAACTATCTAAAATTAAGGGGATCGTGGGCCCAGGTGGGTAAAGATACTGATCCATACAATACTAATCCTGTTTTTCGATATACACCGGGCGCTTTTGGTTTATTAGCATCGGAAACACCAAGTGTTGGTGTAATTGCTGATTTAAGACCTGAAATTTCTACCACCTATGAGGCTGGTATCGATGTGAGACTTTTTGATAATAGGTTTTCATTGGAAGCTACATATTATGATGAACGAACAAAAAATCAGATAGTTCAAATTGCGGATCAACGCTTTACTGGATTTAATTCCATATTTGATAATGCTGGATTAATTACCAATAAGGGTATCGAGTTGATCGCAACGGTAGTGCCGATCAGAACCGATGATTTCAATCTGGGACTTACCTTTAACTTTGCCAAAAATGAAGGGATATTGGAAGAATTGCTAACACCCGAAGATGATGGGGAATTTTTTAGGGATATCAATTTTTCAAACACGATTAGGAATACCGAAGGTGAAAGGTTAGGTGATATCTACGGTTCGGCTTACGTAAGAGATGCTAATGGAGAAATGGTGATAGGTGCAGATGGGCTGCCCGTTGAGACCCAAGAGGATGTGAAATTAGGTAATATTCAACCAGATTTTAGTGGTTCGATTGGTATAGATGCCAACTATAAGAATTTTGCGTTAAGTGCCCTTTTTGCCATGAAAGAAGGGGGGGATATACTATCGATAACAGAAGCCAATGCCACAGGCTCGGGAAACTCTTTGAAATCAATAAGCTTGGGTCGTGAACCTTTCTTTGCTGCGGGCAATCAAGCGGACGGAAGCCCCAATGTTCAAATTGTGTCACCTGATGCTTACTGGGGAAGGGTTTCAGGTATTGACGAAGAATTTATATACGATGCTTCTTTCATGAAATTAGCCGAACTTTCTCTAAGTTATTCTTTTCCAAAACAGGTTTTAGATAAAATTGGATTTGTTCAGAGTGCACGTTTGTCATTAATAGGGCGGAATCTATTTTATTTATATCGTGATACTCCGGGTACTGTACCGGATGCGACTTTTAATTCAACCTTCGGGGCACAGGCCTTTGATTTTTCTGCTGTACCGGTGACCCGATCTATAGGATTTGCACTTAACCTTAATCTATAA
- a CDS encoding SusD/RagB family nutrient-binding outer membrane lipoprotein, whose product MKIKSLIITMISAIFIMGCTEDFVETNTNPTIVNTPTFGSLFNPILQNPTRNYQRNVNLFADFYAQYWGNLVDGFESPRYEYVNPWLRNKWLEFYTQTLQEANTLIDIYGEDPVYTNVLAQLDIWIVAEWVRMLNAYGDLPYFDAGKGINDVPYSPEQEIYYDLFDRLDAAVKVIDSSDESQVTLSEDDLIYNGDAEKWKRFANSLRLRLAMRLANVDPGKAQAEAAAAINLGVMTTNDDVARIPLWRDGFYDYLHIISNIFVNIRVSETFTNYLYSEAGFEDPRASRWLAYNESSPLNGGDFVGVKNGFDIVPEDAVDFATMKTEDFDGEYIDFVGDGGAILLYKPIMFYSEVLFLQAEAALRGWVPGDANGLYQQGIQASMDHVGVDPGQASAYIAAVPTLTGSNEAQLKQLITQKWIANFPNGAEAWADFRRTDYPDITLPVDGVSSNATVAQDTWVKRLRYPDEAHDLDSELMPSQFNTIQTNRMDARLWWDTADTKTKSGGLMNSNF is encoded by the coding sequence ATGAAAATAAAAAGTTTAATAATCACAATGATTTCAGCCATTTTCATAATGGGCTGTACCGAAGACTTTGTGGAAACCAATACAAACCCCACTATAGTCAATACGCCAACTTTTGGATCATTGTTTAATCCTATTCTACAGAATCCAACACGTAACTATCAGCGTAACGTCAATCTTTTTGCTGATTTTTATGCGCAATATTGGGGTAATCTCGTAGATGGTTTTGAATCCCCAAGGTATGAATATGTTAATCCTTGGCTCAGGAATAAATGGTTGGAGTTTTATACCCAGACCTTACAAGAAGCAAATACATTAATTGATATATATGGGGAAGATCCCGTATACACGAACGTTTTGGCGCAACTTGATATTTGGATAGTAGCTGAATGGGTTCGAATGCTCAACGCCTATGGAGACCTTCCTTATTTTGATGCTGGCAAAGGTATCAATGATGTGCCATACAGTCCAGAACAGGAAATTTATTATGACTTGTTCGATCGATTGGATGCAGCAGTTAAGGTCATTGATTCGAGCGATGAAAGTCAGGTTACCTTAAGTGAAGATGATTTAATATATAACGGTGATGCAGAGAAATGGAAGCGTTTTGCCAATTCCCTTCGTCTGCGTTTGGCCATGCGTTTGGCCAATGTAGATCCGGGTAAAGCACAGGCCGAGGCAGCAGCAGCAATCAATTTAGGTGTGATGACAACAAATGATGACGTTGCTCGTATACCGCTTTGGCGAGATGGTTTTTACGATTACCTCCATATAATTTCAAATATTTTTGTCAATATTAGGGTTTCCGAGACCTTTACAAACTATTTGTACAGTGAAGCCGGTTTTGAAGACCCTCGGGCAAGCAGATGGCTGGCGTACAACGAATCATCTCCACTAAATGGTGGGGATTTTGTTGGAGTGAAAAACGGATTTGATATCGTTCCTGAAGACGCCGTGGATTTTGCCACCATGAAGACGGAGGATTTTGATGGTGAATACATTGACTTTGTTGGCGATGGAGGTGCAATACTTCTTTATAAGCCTATTATGTTTTATTCAGAAGTACTGTTCCTTCAGGCCGAGGCTGCACTAAGGGGATGGGTTCCTGGCGATGCCAATGGTTTGTATCAGCAAGGTATACAGGCGTCCATGGATCATGTTGGTGTCGACCCTGGTCAGGCTTCTGCCTATATTGCGGCCGTACCAACACTCACAGGTTCCAACGAGGCTCAACTGAAGCAGTTGATTACCCAAAAATGGATTGCTAATTTTCCCAATGGAGCAGAAGCATGGGCCGATTTTAGAAGGACGGATTATCCAGATATAACTTTGCCCGTGGATGGGGTCAGTAGTAATGCTACGGTAGCTCAAGATACCTGGGTAAAAAGGTTGCGCTACCCCGATGAAGCCCATGATTTGGATTCAGAATTAATGCCATCACAATTTAATACCATACAAACAAATCGTATGGATGCAAGATTGTGGTGGGATACTGCGGATACCAAAACAAAATCAGGCGGATTGATGAATAGTAATTTTTAA